The DNA segment CCGGCCTTCCAGACGCCCAGCAGCGCGACGACAGTTTCGACGGAGCGCTCCAGGCAGAGGGCAACGCACGAGTCGGTACCGACGCCAAGCGAGCGCAGGTGCCAGGCCAGTTGGTTGGCGCGTGCGTTCAGCTCCCCATACGTGAGCACCTGTCCATCGCACGCCACGGCGGGCGCATCCGGATGGAGGGCCGCGCGCTGCTCGAAGAGGGCATGCACGCTGCGTGGCGGAGGAAGCGGCGCCTCGGTGGAGACGAAGTCCGTGAGGAGCAGCTTCTTCTCCGCGTCCGTCAGCAGTGGCAGCTCACTGACGCGTGACTCTGGCGACGCGAGCGCGGCCTCCAGCAGCACGCGCAGGTGTTCCACCATGCGAGTGACGGTGGACGCTTCGAACAGGTCGGTGCGATAGCCCAGGGTGCCGGAGAGGCCCTGCGCCGTCTGGGTGAGCGACAGCGTGAGGTCCGACTTGGTGGCCTCGAAGTCACGCGCGAGCGGCTGGAAGGACAGGCCGGAAAGGCTCAGCTCCGAGGCCGGCGCGTTCTGCAGCACGAGCATGACCTGGAAGAGAGGCGAATGGCTCAGGCTGCGCTGCGGCTGAAGCTCCTCGACAAGCTTCTCGAAGGGCAGGTGCTGGTGCTCGTAAGCCGCCAGGGTCGTGTCGCGCACCTGAGCCAGCAGCTGTCGGAATGAAGCCTCCGGCGCGACGTGGGCGCGCAGGACGAGGGTGTTGATGAACAGGCCGATGAGGCCTTCCGTCTCTCCGCGAGTCCGGCCCGCGATGGGCGTACCGACGGAGACATCCTCCTGGCCGGAGTAGCGCGACAGCAGCACCTGGAACGCAGCCAGCAGGGCCATGAAGGGCGTGACGCCTTCACGCTGGCAGAAGTCCGTCAGTGCATCGGACAGCGGCAGGTGTACGGGTAGGGACGCACCGCGCTGGGACTGCACGGCGGGACGCGGCTTGTCCGTGGGCAGTTCCAGCAGGGCGGGCCCACCCGTGAGTTGCTGCTTCCAGTAGCCCAACTGCGCCTCCAGCACCTCCCCCTGCAACCACGAGCGCTGCCACACGGCGTAGTCCGCGTACTGCACGGGCAGCGGAGCCACCTCCGGCGTCCGCCCGTCACGGAACGCCTCGTAGAACGAGACAAGCTCCCGCACGAGCACGCCCATGGACCAGCCGTCGGAGACGATGTGGTGCATCGTCAAGAGCAGCACGTGCTCGGTGTCCGTGAGCCTCAGCAACTGGACGCGCAGCAGCGGTCCTTGCGCGAGATCGAACGGACGCATGGCTTCGACAGAGGCCAGGCGCCGCGACTCCTCCAGCGCCGCGGCTCCCAGCGCGCTCAGGTCCACCACGTGCAGGGAGAAGTCGACGGTGGGGTGGATGACCTGGACGGGCTCGGGCTGCCGGGACGCGAAGGTGGTTCGAAGGGGTTCGTGCCGCTCGATGAGGGCGCGGAAGGCCTGCTCCAAAGCGGCGACGTCCACGGCTCCCTGCATCCGCAGGGCGGTCGGAATGTTGTAGGCGAGGCTCCCGGGCTCCAACTGATCAATCAGCCACAGCCGCTGCTGCGCGAAGGACAGCGGCAGGTCCTCCGTGCGCGCCACCGGCGTCAACGCCGGCCCCTCCTCTTCGGGAGCCCGAGGCCCGGACTCGTCAATGCGCCGGGCGAGCGCCGCCAGGGTGGGCGCTTCGAAGAAGGTGCGCAGCGGCAGCTCCACGCCGAAGGCCACGAGCACGCGCGAGACAAGCTGGGTGGCCAGAAGTGAATGTCCACCCACCTCGAAGAAGTCGTCCTCCGCGCCGATCCGCTCCACGCGGAGCACCTCGGTCCAGAGGGCCGCGAGCTTCTGCTCGGTGGGCGTCGTCGGAGGCACGTACCGTCCCCGCTCCAGCGCCGCCGCGGAGGGGACTGGCAGGGCTGCCCGGTCCACCTTGCCGTTGGGTGTGAGCGGCAGGGCCTCCATCACGACGAAGGCAGTCGGCACCATGTGCGCCGGCAGCAGTTGCTGGAGGTGGCCTCGCAGCGCCGCGGCGTCCAGCGTCGGTCCACCGTCCCCGGAAGGGATGGCGACGTAGGCCACCAGGCGCTTGTCGCCGGGCACATCCTCGCGGGCCATCACCAGCGTTTCGGCGACACCGGGCAGCCGCTGCAGCGCGGACTCCACCTCGCCCGGCTCGATGCGGAAGCCGCGCACCTTCACCTGGAAGTCGGTGCGGCCCAGGAACTCCAGCGTGCCGTCCGCGCGCCAGCGGGCCTTGTCACCCGTGCGGTAGAGGCGCTCGCCGGGCGAGGCGGTGAAGGCGTTGGGAACGAAGCGCTCCGCGGTGAGGTCGGGGCGGCGCAGGTAGCCCCACGCCAGACCGGCGCCTCCGACGAAGAGCTCTCCGGCCACGCCCACGGGCACGGGCCGCAGGTGGGCGTCCAGCACGTAGACCGTGGACTGGCCGATGGGCTTGCCGATGGGCACCGCATGCCCGACGGTGGCCCCCGGGCCCATGACATGCGCGGTGGAGGCGGTGGTGTTCTCGGTGGGCCCGTAGCCGTTGATGAGCACGGAACCCGGAGCCAGCTTCGCCAGGTGCTGACGGGCGCGCTCGGCCGGCATCACGTCGCCGCCAATCATGAGCTGGTGGACCCTCGCCAGCGTCTCACCCTGGTGGATCGCCATCTGCTCGAAGAGCGCCGTGGTGAGGACGACGCTGGTGGGCGAGTGACGGCGGAAGAAGGCCGCGAGCTCCTCCAGCGAGAGTGAATGCGGCGGCGCGAGGACCAGCTCGGCCCCGTGCAGCAGCGCGCCCCAGATCTCCATCGTGGAGGCGTCAAAGGCGGTGGGTGCCAGTTGGAAGTAGCGGTGCTCCGGGCCGAACTGGAAGTAGGACGCGCCGCACACCAGCCGCAAGACGCCACGGTGCGGCACCATCACGCCCTTGGGCCGGCCGGTGGAGCCGGAGGTGAACATCACGTACGCGAGGCTGTCCGCCGACGCGTGCACGGCAGGAGCGTGGGTTGGCTTGCGATCAAGAAGCGGAGCGTCGTCGTCCAGCAGCAGGGAGGCGCCGAAGAAGGACGGGAGGCTCTGCTCCCAATCGGAACGGGTCACCAGCACGGGCGCGCCGGAGTCCTCCAGCAGCATCGAGAGGCGCTCGTGGGGGTAGCTCATCTCCAGCGGGACGTAGGCGGCGCCGGCCTTGAGGACGCCCAGGATGGCGAGGATGAGGTCGAGCGAGCGCCCCAGGCCCAGCGCCACGGGAGTGCCCGGACGCACGCCCAGGCCGATGAGGGCATGCGCGAGCTGGTTGGCACGCTCATCCAGCTGCCGGTACGTGAGGTGGTCATCACCGAAGACCACGGCCACCGCGTCCGGCCTCGCGCGTGCCTGATCCGCGAAGCGCTGGTGGATGGTGGTCTCGTGGGGGAACGGCGACCGCGTGTCGTTCCAGTCGATGAGCAGCTGGCGCTGCTCGGCCTCTTCCATGAGCGGCAGTGCGGACAGGGGCTGCCGCACGTCCCGGACGACGGCCTGGAGCAGCGAACGCAGGTGCCCCAGCATGCGCGCGACGGTGGCCTCGTCGAAGAGGGCCGTGCGGTACTCGGCGGAGAGGCGCAGGCCGCGAGCCTCCTCGGACGCCACGAGCGTCAGGTCGAAGCGCGCCACGCCGCCGTCCACCGGCAACGTGTCCATGCGCAGGCCCGGGAGCGGCACGAGCGACAGGGGCGCGTTCTGCAGGACGAACATCACCTGGAACAGCGGTGAGACATTCAGCCAGCGCGAAGGTTGGAGCACCTCCACCAGTTTCTCGAACGGCACGTCCTGGTGCGCGAAGGCGCCAAGGGCGGAGTCATGCACCTGCGATAGCAACTGGCGGAAGGACGGGTCCCCGGACAGGTCCGAGCGAAGGACGAGCGTGTTGACGAACAGGCCGATGAGGCCTTCCAGCTCGGAGCGCGAGCGGCCCGCGACAGGAGTGCCGACGGTGAGGTCGTCCTGGCCGGAGTAGCGCTGGAGCAGGACGTTGAACGCCGCCAGCAGCACGGAGAACAGCGTGCGGCCCTCGCGCAGGGCCACGAGCTTGAGGCGCTGGACGAGCGGAAGGGGCAGCAGCAGCTCGTAGCGCGCACCCCGGCCGTCGGGCTGCGCCTGGCGCGGCCGGTCCGTGGGCAGCTCCAGCACGGCGTGCGGATCCAACCGCTGACGCCAGTACGACACCTGCGCTTCGAGCGCGTCCCCCCGCATCCACTGGCGCTGCCACGCGGCATAGTCCGCGTACTGCAAGCGCAGCGGGGACAGGGACGGGGCCTGACCGGAAGCGAAGGCCCGGTACAGCTCCGCCACCTCGCGGACGAGCACGCCCAGGGACCAGCCGTCGGACACGATGTGGTGGATCGTCAGGAGCAACAGGTGCTCCTGCTCCTCCAGGACCAGGAGGGCCGCGCGCAACAGGGGCCCGGTCGTGAGCACGAAGGGACGAACGGCCTCGGCGGTTGCGCGGCGGCGTGCCTCGGCCTGACGCTCCTCGTGCGGCAGGGCGCGCAGGTCGGTGAGGTCGAGCGTCAGCGCTGAGGGTGGCGCGATGATCTGGACGGGGCCTTCGGGCGTGTCGCGGAACGTGGTGCGCAGGGCTTCGTGCCGGTGCACCAACGCCTCGAGTCCCCGGTGCAGCGCCGCGACGTCCAGGGCCCCGGACAGCCGCAGGGCGACGGGCATGTTGTACGTGGCCGTCCCGGGCTCCAGTTGATCAACGACCCACAGCCGCTGCTGGGCGAAGGACAGCGGCGGAGCTTCCCCGCGCGCCACCGGCACCAGGGGTGGCAACCCGGTCGCGGACTCCGGCGTACCGGCTGCGTCGAGGTGTCGCGCAAGGCCCTCCAGCGTCGGAGCCTCGAAGACGGTGCGCAGGGCCAGCTCCACGCCGAAGACCGCACGCACGCGCGAGACGAGCTGCGTGGCCAGGAGGGAGTGGCCGCCCAGCTCGAAGAAGTGGTCGGTGGCGCCCACGCGGGGCAAGCGCAGCACCTGGGCCCAGAGGGCGGCGAGCTTCTCCTCGGTGGGATTGCGCGGAGCGACGTACTCGGCGGTGGAGACCGGGGCCTCCGGTGCGGGCAGGGCCTTGCGGTCCACCTTTCCGCTGGGAGTCAGCGGCAGGGCTTCCAGCACCAAGAAGGCGGAGGGCACCATGTACTCCGGCAGCTTCTCGTGCAGCCGCGAGCGCAGCGCGGAGACCTCCACCGCCTCGTCGCTGCGGCATGCCACGTAGGCGACGAGCCGCTTGTCACCGGCCGAGTCCTCACGTGCCACGACCACGGCCTGACGCACGCCGGGGTGCTGCTCCAGCGCGGCCTCAATCTCTCCCAACTCGATGCGCAGGCCGCGCACCTTCACCTGGAAGTCCGCACGGCCCACGTACTCGATGGCGCCGTCGGGCAGCCAGCGGGCCACGTCGCCGGTGCGGTAGAGCCGCGCGCCCGGCGTGTCGCTGAAGGCATCCGGGATGAAGCGCTCGGCCGTCAGCTCAGGGCGGCCCAGGTAGCCGCGGCCCACCTGCACACCGCCGATGAAGAGCTCTCCCGCCACACCGACGGGCACGGGCTCCAGGCGGGAGTCCAGGAGGCGGATTTGGGTATTGGCCACCGGCCGGCCAATGGGCACGGAGCGACGAGACTCACCGGGCAGGCACTGGTGGAAGGTGACGTCGACGGCGGCCTCGGTGGGGCCGTAGAGGTTGTGCAGCCCGGCCCACGGCATCCGCCGCAGGCACCGCTCAGCAAGCTCCACCGGGAGGGCTTCACCGCTGCACACCACGCGGCGAAGCGAGGTGCAGGACTCCAGCGCCGGCTCCTCCAGGAAGACCTGGAGCATGGAGGGCACGAAGTGCAGCGTGGTGACACCCGCCTCGGAGATGAGGCGCGCGAGGTAGGCAGGGTCCTGATGGCCTCCAGGCTTCGCGACGACGAGGCGTGCGCCCGTCATGAGAGGCCAGAAGAACTCCCAGACGGAGACGTCGAAGCTGAAGGGCGTCTTCTGCAGGACGACGTCCGAAGGCCCCAGGCCATAGGCGGACTGCATCCACCGCAAGCGATTGACGACGGGGCCATGGGCATTCATGGCGCCCTTGGGGCGGCCGGTGCTGCCGGAGGTGAAGATGACGTAGGCCAGGCCGTCGGCGGTGGCGCGGGGAGGAGGCGCGTGCCGGGGCTGGGAGGCGATGTCGTCCCACTGCGCGTCCATGCACAGCACCTGGGCGTCATGCGCGGGCAGACGCGAGAGCAGGTGCTCCTGGGCGAGCAGGACCGCAGGGCGCGCGTCCTCCAGCATCCAGGAGAGGCGCTGGGCGGGGTAGGCGGGGTCGAAGGGGACGTAGGCGCCGCCAGCCTTGAGCGTGGCCAACAGGGCGACGACGAGGTCCAGCGAGCGCTCCAGCAGCAGGCCGACGCGAACCTCGGGCCCGACACCGCGCGCGATGAGTGCGTGGGCGAGCTGATTGGCCCGCGCGTCCAACTCCCGGTACGTGAGGGTGCGGCCCTCGAACACGAGCGCCACCGCATCCGGCGTGCGCTCCACCTGCGCCTGGATCAGCTCAGGCAACGTGGCATCACGCGGGAAGTCGGTCGCCGTCGCGTTCCAGTCGCGCAGCACCTGACGCTGCTCGGCCTCTTCCATGAGCGGCAGCGCGGACACGCGCTGCCCGGCGTCCCGGACCACGGCCTGGAGCAGGGACCGCAGGTGGCCCAGCATGCGCGCGATGGTGGCCTCGTCGAAGAGGGCCGTGCGGTACTCGGCGATGAGGCGCAGTCCGCGAGCCTCTTCGGAGGCAATGAGCGTCAGGTCGAACCGGGCCGCGCCCGCGTCCACCGGCTGGGCATCCATGCGCAGGCCGGGGAGGGGAGGAAGGGAGAGCGGCGCGTTCTGCAGGACGAACATCACCTGGAACAACGGTGAGACGTTCAGCCGGCGCGAGGGCTGGAGCACCTCCACCAGCTTCTCGAAGGACACGTCCTGGTTCGCGAAGGCGCCAAGGGCGGAGTCATGCACCTGCGACAGCAACTGGCGGAAGGACGGGTCCCCGGACAGGTCCGAGCGAAGGACGAGCGTGTTGACGAACAGGCCGATGAGGCCTTCCAGCTCGGCGCGCGAACGGCCCGCGACAGGGGTGCCGACCGTGAGGTCGTCCTGACCGGAGTAGCGCTGGAGCAGGACGTTGAACGCCGCCAGCAGCACGGAGAACAGCGTGCGGCCCTCGCGCAGGCCCAGGTCCTTGAGCGCCTGGGTGAGCGCCGGGGACAGGACGATGGAGTGGCGCGCGCCCTGGACATCCATGTTCGTGGGACGCGGACGGTCCGAGGGCAGCTCCAGTACGGCGTGGGGATCCAACCGCTGGCGCCAGTACGACAGCTGCGCTTCGAGCGCGTCGCCCTGTGAGCCCTGCCGCTGCCACGCGGCATAGTCCGCGTACTGCAGGGGCAGCGCCTTCAGCGATGACGACTGGCCGGAAGCGAAGGCCTGGTACAGCTCCGCCACCTCGCGGACCAGCACGCCCATGGACCAGCCGTCCGACACGATGTGGTGGACCGTGACGAGCAGCAGGTGTTCGTCCGCGGAGAGCCGGTAGCGCACCGCGCGGAGCAGCGGTCCGCGCTCCAGGTCGAACGGGACGCGGACATCCTGCCGCACACGGCGCAAGGCGTCGGATTCACGCTGCGCTTCTGGCAGGTTCCCCAGGTCCACCTCCGCGATGGACAGCGCCAGGTCCGGAGTGACCTGTTGCAGTGGCCGGCCCTCGTGCTCCGGGAAGGTGGTGCGGAGCGCGTCGTGGCGGTCCACGACGGCCTGGAAGGCCCGCGAGAGCGCCACGGGGTCGAGCTGCCCGGTGAGGCGCACGGTGACGGCCATGTGGAGCGCGGCGTTGCCGGGTGACAGCCGCTCCTGGAGCCACATCCGTTCCTGTCCGAACGAGGCCGCCACGCGGGTGGACGGACGGATCTTTCCACGCAGCAATTCGGCCAGCCGCGAGCGCTTGTCATCAGAGGGGAGGGTCATGTTGGCGCCAGCTCCTTCGTGTCGCACGGACGGGCGCCGACTCCTCCTGTGGAGTGGCGTCTTCCTGAGGTGCGCGACGACGTGAACTGGGCGCCAGCTATGTCACTGAATTGATACCTTGTCCAAACAGCAGACAGCCACGGAGCCTGCCACCCAGGCTGGCGACCAGGATGTCCGAGCCGCGTCAATCGCTGGGCGAGAGCTGGGTGTCCACGAGCGCAATGACACACAGTGCGGGCCGCGCGCTGCGTTGATTCTTCGCGGTTGTCGGACGGGCCCGCGCACTTCTAGGCTTGCCGGATGAAACGACTCCTCGCAGCGCTGGTCCTGCTTCCGTCGATGGTTTTCGGGCAGGTGCGTGTCGACCTCAATGTGAAACTGCCCGACATCGTCTTCTCGACGCCGCCGCCGCTCGTCGTCGTGCAGCCCGGCGTGCAGGTGGTGGAGGACTACGACGAGGACCTCTACGTCGTGGACGATGCGTACTGGGTGCGTCGCGATGGGCGCTGGTACCGGGCGCGCGACTACCACGGTGGCTGGGAGGTCGTGGAGGAGCGGCGGGTCCCCGTCACCGTCGTGAAGCTGCCCCCCGGGCGCTACAAGAAGTGGAAGCGCTCGAAGAAGGGGTCCGTCGTGCCCGCGTCCTACCGTGAAGGTGGCCATGAGGGCCGGGGCCATGACGACGACCACGGCAAGGGCGGGAAGGGGAAGGGCAAAGGCAAGGGGAAGTAGCCCCCCGCTTCGATCCCTGGGCCTCAGTGGCCCGCCGGCTCGCGTACGAAGAGCGCCTTGCCCGCCCGGATGGTGCACTTCACGCCGGTGAATCGCCGGACGTCCGTGGCGGGATCGCCGTCGAGCACCACGAGGTCGGCGTCGAAGCCCGGCTTGACGCGGCCCCGGCGCTCGGCGGCGCTCCAGCGCGCGGCGGGGGCGGTGGTCAACGACGCGAGGATCTGCATCGGCGTCAGCCCCGCGTGCGCCATGAGGACGTACTCCTGCGTCGGGTCCAGGTCCGTCATGTACCCCACGTCGGTGCCGAACAGGACCTGCCCCCCGGCGCTCGAGAACGCCGCGAGCTGCCGCTCGGCTCCCGCCACGAGCCGATCCCGCACGGGGGTGGGCACCTCCGCCTTGGCGAGCTCGTAACCCCAGAGCTGGAGCGTGGGGACGACGGAGACGTGGCGGGCGACGAGCTGGCCGACGAGCTCGGCGCTCCACTCCATCTTCGGCGAGTCGATGGTGGTGTGCACGATGATGTCGGCGCCGGCCTGCACGGCGGTGCTCACCCCGTCGGGGTCCGTGGGATGCACCATGACCAGACCTCCCCGCTGGTGCGTTTCGTCCGCCGCGGCACGCGCGACGTCCGGGGCCATGCGGCGGATCTCGCCCTGCCCCTGGGGCGTGGCCACGAACAGCTTGGTTCCCTGGGCGCCGGTTTCGAAGCCCTGGCGGATGATGGCGCGGGCCTCCTCCGCCGACGCGGGCTGTGGAAGCTGTCGCAGCACCTCGGGGGGCAGGGCGCGCAGGTAGAACGGGATGCCGTTCTCCGGATACAGCGGGGAGCCGACGGTGAGGATCGCCGGTCCCTGGAGTTCGCCGCGCTCGATGCGCTGACGGAGCGCGCCGGTGTTCGCGGGGTCGGAGCCGGTGTCGACGACCGTCGTGAAGCCGAAGCGCGTGGTCATCTGGCTCAGCGGAGCCTGGAGCTCGTCGCGCGGCCGGCTGGCGGCCCCGGCGAACGCGGGGTCCGTGAAGTGGACGTGGCTGTTCTGGAACCCGGCCGTGATGACCCCGTCACCACAGGCGGCCTCGCGCCGGATGCCCACGGGCGGGGCGTCTGACCCGACGGCTTCAATCTTCCCGTCGCTCACGAGCACCCAGGCGTTGTCCAGCGGCGGCGCGTCCGGAGCGACATAGAGCCGCGTGCCCGTCAGGAGCCAACGATCGGAGGTGGCAGGACGCTGGTTCGACGCGCAACCCGCGGTGGCCAGCCAGACAACCAGTGCGACACGCTTCATCATGATGATCACCTCGCTGGGACGCAGCGTGTGCCCAAGGACGGGGCGCGTCAAACGGTTCCGCGATTTGAACGGCGGACGCGCGGGTCGCATCATGCGCGCCACGTCGGCACAAGCCACCCCATCCCTGTGTCGATGGAATGGAGTGCTTCGCATGTTGCCCCCTTCTTCGTCCCTGCTTCGCAATCTCGTCGTGGGCGCGCTGTGGGTTGGCGCCCCCCTGCTCGCGGTCAATGACGCGCACGCCGCGCCGCCTCCCCAGGTCAAGAGCTCCGCCCCGGGCTACTACCGGATGATGCTGGGAGACTTCGAAGTCACCGCGCTGTCCGACGGCACCATGACGCTGCCCATGGACACGCTGCTCACCAACGTCACGGCGGCCCAGCTGAAGACCCAGTTCGCGCACACGGGGCTCGACCCGAGCCACCTGGAAGGCTCCATCAACGCGTAACTGGTCCACACCGGCGAGCACCTCGTGCTGGTGGACGCCGGTGCCGGCAAGGCCTTTGGTCCGGACGCGGGCGGACGCCTGCTGAACAGCCTGCGCGCCGCGGGCTACCGCCCCGAGGACATCGACGCGGTGCTGCTGACCCACTTGCATGGAGATCACTTCGCCGGCCTGACGGCGGAGGGGAAGGCCGTCTTCCCGAACGCGACCGTCTACGTCGAGAAGAACGAAGCCGACTTCTGGCTCGATGCCTCGAAGGAGAAGACCGTCCCGGAGGTGTTCCGTCCCTTCT comes from the Corallococcus macrosporus genome and includes:
- a CDS encoding amidohydrolase family protein, with the protein product MMKRVALVVWLATAGCASNQRPATSDRWLLTGTRLYVAPDAPPLDNAWVLVSDGKIEAVGSDAPPVGIRREAACGDGVITAGFQNSHVHFTDPAFAGAASRPRDELQAPLSQMTTRFGFTTVVDTGSDPANTGALRQRIERGELQGPAILTVGSPLYPENGIPFYLRALPPEVLRQLPQPASAEEARAIIRQGFETGAQGTKLFVATPQGQGEIRRMAPDVARAAADETHQRGGLVMVHPTDPDGVSTAVQAGADIIVHTTIDSPKMEWSAELVGQLVARHVSVVPTLQLWGYELAKAEVPTPVRDRLVAGAERQLAAFSSAGGQVLFGTDVGYMTDLDPTQEYVLMAHAGLTPMQILASLTTAPAARWSAAERRGRVKPGFDADLVVLDGDPATDVRRFTGVKCTIRAGKALFVREPAGH